TCGTTTTCGCATATCTGCCTCACGCTTTGCCTCAATTGCCTCATCGGTATAAAGGTTCAACTTGAACCCCCAACCTCCAACAGCCTCTTCAACTTTAACAAGGATACTGTTTGCTCCCTCAAGAAGCGTTACAGTCTGCTGATCATCATCCTCGCCAATACCTCGGCCTGGAGTCCAGAATTCATAAATCAACTCACCATTAAGCCAGATTTTGGCACTGTCATCCGAACCAAAACCAAGCAATGCCTCTTGTTCTTTATCGGATATAACCGTGGCATAGGCATAGGCAACTTTCATGTCCTGCTTACCAAAAATCTTCTCAAAATTGACCACGCCACCTTGGCCAGCAGTAAACGGCTGGCTTTGCAGCTCACTGTTTACCGGAGTAAAGTTTGCCTCCCCGTTCAGATAATCCTTTTCGTAACCTATGCGGTTGATACCGCCGGCCTCAACTCCTTCGATCTTCTCATTATCAAATGGCCCGATGATCTCCCACACACGAATTGCAGGATCAGCACCCAAGGTTTGAGCCGAGCGTTCAGCCGACAGGCACGGCATCATGCCAATGGTCAAGAGCAAGAGAGGCAATAGAGTTTTCATGAGAGATCTTAGTTTCAGAGAAAAAGACAGTGAAATCCAAAATCCATATCCCTGCATGTGGCAACAAAGAATAAGCTCAAGGTGTCATAAGCTTTCTTCGAGATAGTCCTTCAATGGAATGCCCAGTATTTTCTCTGCAGCTTCAACAGAAGAAACCACCTCGATGGGGTGTCTTTCATCTGCCTGTGATTTGTAAAGCATGGTCAACGCAGTTGCCTGAGGTGAAGTTGCCACCACAACCCAAAGTCCCTGAGTAAACTCCAGTTCCATCATGCGCTTGGCCAGCTTGATTGCTTCCTCCGGAGTCTCATACTCAAAAGTCGCACTCCGCATATCCACCACACCGGAGTATCTATCTGAAAATGCTTCGTGACTGAGCGCCTCAACAAACCAGGCTTCTATGGTCTCAAAACGGACGACTCCACTAAATTTCTTAACGATTAGCCGGCGCTCAATATCAATATGGAAGGAATCATCCATTGGCAGTCTTTAGCAAGCTTTCCAATGATGATTAAAGAAATGGTTTAGCGCAACCCGAAGATGAAGAATATGTTAAAAATTTTCCAAAACCAGAAATGATATCAATGCTCTGGCGCATTCTCCACGACAACAGCCGGACTCAATCCCTCTGGCTCGCGAACGGAATCCACCATGGCGCGAATCTCATCGGTCGGTGGCTTCGTAAAGGGCGTCAGGATCAACGTAACAGCAAAATTTACGAGCATCCCAACAGCACCGATCCCTTGTGGGCTGACACCATGATCGGTTAACCCAAAGGTCCATTTTTCCATGCCAAAGTAAACTGTTCCAAGAATGTAGAACAAGGTAAAGCCAAGGCCTGCAAGCATCCCGAAAATGGCGGGGACCGTCCCTACCCGCTTACTGAAAATACCGAGAACAATGACCGGAAAGAAACTCGCCGCAGCCAAACCAAAGGCGAAAGCCACCACTTCACTGACAAAGCCGGGCGGATAGATGCCAAAGATACCAGCCACCACCACAGCCAGGCCAATCACACCACGGCCAACCAATAGCCGCTTTTTCTCATCCGCCTTTGGATTAATGACTCGGAAGTAGAGGTCATGGGCCACACTGGATGAAATGACCAGCAGCAAACCACTGGCTGTGGATAGCGCTGCCGCCAAACCGCCAGCAGCAACGAAAGCGATAATCCAGCTCGACAGCTCTGCCATCTCAGGCGTTGCCAAAACGATGATATCCTTGTCCGGCCCACTCAGTCCCAATCCCACAAGATGTGGCCGGGCATCTTTACCTTCTGCGCCTTGAGAACTGACCCATTCCTGGTGCTCTCTGGTTAAGGTCAACAGTTCAGATTCACTCAATTTACCTTTATTAAAAATTTCGTTCTCCTTCGGATCAGCAGTATACTCCAAAGAGTTATCACCATCATCAAACCAAAGGACCAGACCCGTGGTTTCCCAGCTCTTATACCAGGACGGCAGATTTTCCTTCTTTTCGCCGTTGAGTGTTTCGAGCATATAATAGCGGGCAAAACCGGCAATGGCTGGAGCAGTCAAATACAACAGCGCGATGAAAAACAAAGCCCAGAATCCACTCCAGCGCGCTGCACGTGGAGATTTCACTGTGTAAAAGCGAACAATGACATGCGGCAGGCCCGCAGTCCCCACCATCAAAGTAAGCGCGACCAGAAAAACGTTCACTTTATCCCACTTCCCGACAAAAGTATCTGTATAGCTGCCAAAGCCCAGATCCTTCTGAATCTGATTTAATTTATCAAAAAAGTAGACGCTCTGATCCGCCAGTTGAGCACCGAGTCCAGCCTGTGGCAAAAAGGTATCTGTCAGCTTGATTGAGATCGCAATGGCCGGAACAAGAAACGCAGTGATCAAAACCCAGTATTGAGCAACTTGAGTCCAGGTAATACCCTTCATCCCGCCAAGTGTTGCGTAGATGAAAACAATGACCATGCCAATGACGACACCAACGTTGACCTCGACCTCGAGGAAACGACTGAAGACCACGCCAACACCACGCATTTGGCCAGCCACATAAGTAAAGCTGGCAAAGAGCGCACAAATCACAGCGACGAGCCGAGCCGGGTTTCCAGTGATGCGCTGCATCATGTTT
The Rubellicoccus peritrichatus DNA segment above includes these coding regions:
- a CDS encoding sodium:solute symporter family protein, whose protein sequence is MSVQIYTYLFVGLTFALYLGIAWWARVADTKSFYVAGRGVPAAANGMATAADWMSAASYISMAGLVATMGYSGGVYLMGWTGGFVLLSLLLAPYLRKFGHFTVPDFVGDRFATRTLAGIETPNMMQRITGNPARLVAVICALFASFTYVAGQMRGVGVVFSRFLEVEVNVGVVIGMVIVFIYATLGGMKGITWTQVAQYWVLITAFLVPAIAISIKLTDTFLPQAGLGAQLADQSVYFFDKLNQIQKDLGFGSYTDTFVGKWDKVNVFLVALTLMVGTAGLPHVIVRFYTVKSPRAARWSGFWALFFIALLYLTAPAIAGFARYYMLETLNGEKKENLPSWYKSWETTGLVLWFDDGDNSLEYTADPKENEIFNKGKLSESELLTLTREHQEWVSSQGAEGKDARPHLVGLGLSGPDKDIIVLATPEMAELSSWIIAFVAAGGLAAALSTASGLLLVISSSVAHDLYFRVINPKADEKKRLLVGRGVIGLAVVVAGIFGIYPPGFVSEVVAFAFGLAAASFFPVIVLGIFSKRVGTVPAIFGMLAGLGFTLFYILGTVYFGMEKWTFGLTDHGVSPQGIGAVGMLVNFAVTLILTPFTKPPTDEIRAMVDSVREPEGLSPAVVVENAPEH